A region of Candidatus Neomarinimicrobiota bacterium DNA encodes the following proteins:
- a CDS encoding FtsQ-type POTRA domain-containing protein, translating into MARVSTYTIPPLSWAFSAGLLVIVLLIGFLSVTYASLLRSDEVEAINLYGQRTMSPERVKSLTEVYLGISLTDLNLAEIQDRFLEYPLIRSAKVTRNYPHSLDIYLYDVLPVAYIAVQDIMTLDEKAILLPLPDKGMLYNLPIITGIDVDVPTSDIGQVIPDETVQMLVSFLKKIRKEHQGIYLDISEISYDRRGIKLISATHGTSVFLGNEDDAILNSIILEKFVSEESDSGIISPYQYIDLRFDRQVIVKERESR; encoded by the coding sequence GTGGCACGGGTATCAACATATACCATTCCACCACTTAGCTGGGCTTTTTCAGCAGGTCTGCTGGTTATTGTGCTATTGATAGGATTTTTGAGTGTGACCTATGCCAGCCTGCTCAGAAGTGATGAAGTTGAAGCGATCAATCTTTATGGCCAACGCACCATGAGCCCGGAAAGAGTTAAAAGCCTCACAGAAGTTTACCTGGGTATTTCCCTCACTGATCTCAACCTTGCAGAAATTCAGGACCGGTTTCTGGAATATCCCCTCATTCGGAGTGCCAAGGTCACCAGGAACTATCCCCATTCCCTTGATATCTACCTGTATGATGTTCTTCCTGTAGCCTATATAGCTGTTCAGGACATCATGACCCTTGATGAAAAGGCCATTCTGCTACCTCTACCAGACAAGGGAATGCTGTATAATTTACCCATCATAACCGGGATTGATGTGGATGTACCGACCTCTGACATCGGTCAGGTTATTCCAGATGAGACCGTACAGATGCTGGTCAGTTTCCTTAAGAAAATTCGCAAAGAACATCAGGGCATATATCTGGATATATCTGAGATTTCCTATGACAGGCGCGGGATAAAATTGATATCAGCCACTCACGGGACCTCAGTTTTTCTGGGAAACGAGGATGATGCTATTCTAAACAGTATCATTCTGGAAAAATTTGTATCCGAAGAATCAGATTCAGGGATCATCAGTCCCTATCAGTATATCGATCTGCGATTTGATCGCCAGGTCATCGTAAAGGAGCGAGAATCACGATGA
- a CDS encoding UDP-N-acetylmuramate--L-alanine ligase — translation MLKSAKHIHFVGIGGIGMSALALLLKQQGKQVSGSDQLDSELLNSLRKADIQVYIGHAASHAHDADLVVYSSAVKPENPERAYAESHHIPEIRRAELLGQIAEAYDYTVAIAGTHGKTTTTGMCGQILIAAGLDPSILVGGILPDLKSNLRLGKQNHIVVEADEYDRSFLALKPTQIIVTTLEADHLDIYKDLQDVRDTFLQFISKLDDSGLLVLQGDDPELLQLANRSPHPVISYGLTNMPDYQAIDIEVNNFTSKFTVVKQGKKLGNIILNMPGDHNVMNALGACTLADQMGIDFKHIKAGLESFHGVERRFQLRGSRNGVQFIDDYAHHPSELEATLLAARSGWSDSRIIAIFQPHLYSRTRDFAQEFATALEMADIAILTDIYPARELPIPGVTSEMILEFGSGKIQLLSGIAEVYKFLSPQLERNDLVITMGAGDIWKLHGLFLEGEA, via the coding sequence GTGCTTAAGTCAGCAAAACATATTCATTTTGTCGGTATCGGTGGCATCGGGATGAGCGCGCTTGCACTCTTGCTCAAGCAACAGGGTAAGCAGGTCTCAGGATCTGATCAGCTGGATAGCGAATTGCTCAATTCTCTCAGAAAAGCCGACATTCAAGTCTATATCGGCCACGCAGCCAGTCATGCTCATGACGCAGACCTGGTCGTCTACTCAAGCGCTGTGAAACCTGAAAATCCTGAGCGAGCCTATGCTGAGTCTCACCATATCCCGGAAATTCGTCGGGCTGAGTTGTTGGGTCAGATCGCAGAGGCTTACGACTATACCGTAGCAATTGCTGGCACCCATGGAAAAACCACGACCACAGGTATGTGTGGACAGATACTAATCGCAGCAGGTCTCGATCCAAGCATACTGGTTGGTGGAATCCTCCCAGACCTGAAATCAAATCTGCGTCTCGGGAAACAGAATCATATTGTCGTGGAAGCTGATGAATATGACAGGTCCTTCCTGGCGCTCAAACCCACTCAGATCATTGTGACAACCCTTGAAGCTGATCATCTGGATATATACAAGGATTTGCAGGATGTCCGTGACACTTTTCTACAATTCATATCTAAACTGGATGATTCAGGACTGCTTGTCTTGCAGGGTGATGACCCAGAATTGCTTCAGCTGGCCAACCGCAGCCCCCACCCTGTTATAAGCTATGGTTTGACCAATATGCCTGATTACCAAGCTATTGACATTGAAGTAAATAACTTCACCAGCAAGTTCACTGTGGTCAAACAGGGTAAAAAGTTGGGAAATATTATCCTAAACATGCCTGGGGACCACAATGTCATGAATGCCCTGGGCGCCTGTACACTCGCAGATCAGATGGGGATTGATTTCAAGCATATCAAAGCTGGTCTGGAGTCCTTCCATGGTGTTGAGCGTCGATTCCAGCTCAGGGGTTCCAGAAATGGTGTCCAATTCATTGACGATTATGCCCATCATCCTTCAGAGTTGGAAGCAACCCTGCTGGCTGCGCGTAGTGGGTGGTCAGACTCTCGAATTATTGCCATCTTTCAGCCCCATTTATATTCCAGAACCAGAGATTTTGCCCAGGAATTTGCCACTGCACTGGAAATGGCTGATATCGCTATCCTCACTGATATCTATCCAGCCCGAGAACTGCCCATCCCTGGCGTTACATCTGAAATGATTTTAGAATTTGGAAGCGGTAAAATCCAGCTTCTCTCTGGCATTGCCGAAGTATACAAATTTTTGAGTCCCCAACTGGAAAGAAACGATTTGGTAATAACCATGGGTGCTGGCGATATCTGGAAACTTCATGGACTGTTCCTGGAGGGAGAAGCGTAA
- a CDS encoding FtsW/RodA/SpoVE family cell cycle protein translates to MKFFHLDKVLFIIVIILFVAGSVVMYSASTSQNADSAHYLKRHLMNGTIAVILGIIFSRFPHQYFKHLRYFILIGIYLMLVGVLIYNKSMGLRHPARWLYLGSFSFQVADFVRLGMIIFIADYLHRNQQTLTDFKKSILPAFLIVSTVVALIAIQPDLSSSLMIMMLCLILFYLGNVQISHISAFLSVGSITALIYAWSRPYMWKRIMTFFSDNVDVANEGFQVHHSLMGLAHGGLGGVGLGNSYVKDLFLPEPHTDFVFSILGEEFGFIGSSFFLLLFLLLFLRGLRIARNSTDSFSMLLAIGISFSLFSFAMVNIGVVTGFLPTTGLPLPLISYGGSNLLATAVMLGILFNISSNNESGKILSAERVLNIDF, encoded by the coding sequence GTGAAATTTTTCCATCTTGATAAAGTATTGTTTATTATAGTCATTATACTGTTTGTTGCAGGGTCTGTCGTTATGTATTCAGCCTCCACCTCCCAGAATGCCGATTCAGCACATTATCTAAAACGCCATCTTATGAATGGCACAATTGCCGTCATCCTGGGTATAATCTTTTCCAGATTTCCCCATCAGTATTTCAAACACCTGCGCTACTTCATTCTCATTGGTATCTATCTCATGCTGGTCGGTGTGTTGATCTATAATAAATCCATGGGGCTGAGGCATCCTGCCCGTTGGTTGTACCTGGGCAGCTTTAGTTTTCAGGTAGCTGATTTTGTACGCCTTGGGATGATTATTTTTATAGCGGATTATCTCCATCGAAATCAGCAGACGCTCACTGATTTTAAAAAGAGCATACTACCAGCTTTCCTCATTGTTTCCACTGTGGTGGCTCTGATTGCCATCCAGCCGGATCTTTCCTCATCCCTCATGATTATGATGCTGTGTCTGATTCTATTCTATCTCGGGAATGTTCAGATCAGTCATATCTCGGCATTTTTATCCGTTGGATCTATTACGGCCCTCATCTATGCCTGGAGCAGGCCATATATGTGGAAACGCATCATGACTTTTTTCAGTGATAATGTAGATGTGGCAAATGAGGGTTTCCAGGTACATCACTCGCTCATGGGCCTGGCTCATGGTGGTTTAGGCGGTGTTGGTCTGGGCAATAGCTATGTTAAAGATCTTTTTCTACCAGAACCACATACTGATTTTGTCTTTAGTATTCTGGGTGAAGAATTTGGATTTATTGGATCCTCCTTCTTTCTACTTCTCTTTCTACTTCTCTTTTTAAGAGGGCTGAGAATTGCCAGAAATTCAACAGATTCATTCAGCATGCTTCTGGCTATTGGTATCAGCTTCTCTCTATTCAGTTTTGCCATGGTTAATATTGGTGTGGTGACGGGTTTTTTGCCAACCACAGGTCTTCCCCTGCCCCTCATTTCATATGGAGGTTCAAACCTTCTGGCTACGGCTGTAATGCTGGGGATCCTGTTTAACATTTCCTCCAACAATGAGTCAGGTAAGATTTTGTCAGCCGAAAGGGTATTGAACATTGACTTCTAA
- the murG gene encoding undecaprenyldiphospho-muramoylpentapeptide beta-N-acetylglucosaminyltransferase, which yields MTSNNMLRVAFAGGGTGGHIIPALAIAEGLQACVARESAFSDVEVLFFGSDYGMETRLIPEAGFKLIALPIRGLSRSISLAGFKQNFFLPGRMVASIIKANRALRDFDPHITVGTGGYASAVPVRQSLRNNIPIVLQEQNSYPGMVTRLFAPKARQVFLTYEDAGKYLKGATTQLTGNPNRYMGDPSDRSEAAAFFGLNPEIPTLFILGGSQGARAINLHFIDRISKYLEKLGMQVLWQTGKSDFEFCQKQIGTNPRIVLKPFIKEMDKAYSIADLMVCRAGAMTLTEINHFGLPSILIPLPSAAANHQEFNARSQEKAGAARVILESALAEGAFLPLLTDIFTNKEKLSGMARASAALRRPQATQEICDSIIRIASTCA from the coding sequence TTGACTTCTAATAATATGTTGCGAGTAGCATTTGCCGGTGGTGGAACGGGTGGCCATATCATCCCTGCTCTGGCTATTGCTGAAGGATTACAGGCCTGTGTTGCCAGGGAAAGTGCATTCTCAGATGTGGAAGTCTTATTCTTTGGAAGTGACTACGGGATGGAGACACGTCTGATCCCAGAGGCTGGTTTCAAGCTTATAGCTCTGCCTATCAGGGGTCTTTCCAGATCAATATCTCTGGCAGGTTTCAAGCAAAACTTTTTTCTCCCTGGTCGCATGGTTGCATCAATTATCAAAGCGAACCGAGCTTTACGTGATTTTGATCCGCACATTACAGTTGGAACAGGTGGTTATGCTAGCGCTGTACCCGTTCGTCAATCCCTTCGAAATAATATCCCCATTGTGCTTCAGGAACAAAATAGTTACCCCGGAATGGTAACACGACTTTTTGCACCCAAGGCCAGACAGGTATTTCTCACTTACGAGGATGCCGGTAAATACCTCAAAGGTGCTACAACTCAATTGACAGGTAATCCCAACCGTTATATGGGTGATCCCAGCGATCGCAGTGAAGCGGCAGCGTTTTTCGGCTTAAATCCTGAAATTCCAACCCTCTTTATTCTGGGCGGGTCTCAGGGAGCCAGGGCAATCAATCTGCATTTTATTGATCGTATATCCAAATATCTGGAAAAGCTGGGCATGCAAGTACTGTGGCAAACGGGCAAATCTGATTTCGAATTCTGTCAGAAACAGATTGGCACAAATCCTCGCATCGTCCTCAAACCATTTATCAAGGAGATGGATAAGGCTTATTCCATAGCTGATTTAATGGTTTGTCGTGCAGGTGCAATGACGCTGACAGAAATCAATCACTTTGGATTGCCTTCAATTTTGATTCCCCTCCCCAGTGCAGCAGCGAATCATCAGGAATTTAATGCAAGAAGTCAGGAAAAAGCTGGTGCAGCCAGGGTTATTCTTGAATCTGCACTTGCAGAAGGCGCATTTCTCCCTCTGCTTACTGACATATTCACCAACAAAGAAAAACTTAGCGGGATGGCTCGAGCATCTGCTGCTCTCAGGCGTCCTCAAGCCACTCAGGAAATCTGCGACAGCATCATAAGAATTGCGAGCACCTGTGCTTAA